In one Niallia taxi genomic region, the following are encoded:
- a CDS encoding DUF4190 domain-containing protein, translating to MTGYNKANNSSVISLTFGILSLLIPFIGLIFGIIGIVFSRKAVKQINKMKESGAGLATAGLVCSIIGLILQLFMILGYVAFFSVNIG from the coding sequence ATGACGGGATACAACAAAGCAAACAATAGTTCAGTAATATCATTAACATTCGGTATCTTATCATTATTGATTCCATTTATCGGTTTAATCTTTGGCATTATTGGGATTGTTTTTTCAAGAAAAGCTGTAAAACAGATTAATAAAATGAAGGAAAGTGGTGCTGGCTTAGCAACCGCAGGTTTAGTTTGTAGTATCATTGGACTTATTCTTCAGCTTTTTATGATCTTAGGTTATGTTGCATTTTTCTCGGTAAACATTGGGTAA
- a CDS encoding ribonuclease E inhibitor RraB, which translates to MFFKKRKFPRDEDGDVLHALDKYGCDFSVEQTVEFVIDVTNESSGKQVLGALKMEGYRGELDHDEEEELWTVYCFIDMMLTYEGIVKIQNKLRDLVTPLDGEIDGWGVGLEE; encoded by the coding sequence ATGTTTTTTAAAAAACGAAAGTTTCCAAGAGACGAAGATGGAGATGTACTACATGCGCTAGATAAATATGGCTGTGATTTTAGTGTAGAACAGACAGTGGAATTTGTTATTGATGTTACGAATGAGAGTTCTGGCAAACAAGTTCTTGGAGCGTTAAAGATGGAAGGGTACAGAGGTGAATTGGATCATGATGAAGAAGAAGAGCTGTGGACAGTTTACTGTTTCATTGACATGATGCTTACTTATGAAGGTATTGTTAAGATACAAAACAAATTAAGAGATTTGGTTACTCCGTTAGATGGAGAAATCGACGGTTGGGGTGTTGGGCTGGAGGAATAA
- a CDS encoding DUF2812 domain-containing protein has protein sequence MKNNAIKKVTKRFSDFSKEEEWLQSMLSEGWILKSYDSEDVDDCQYIFEHAQSENLENIFYKIDFQNFNKKEEFEEYKEIFQDSGWTILSKSKWYSKHIFYRTSTNAQVDIFSDQESYREREKRKMTSLLLYTGLAFIGFIIFIFLWIIFEYAYFGVSGLFLLYVSIKYSIDYFSHRKALKSIF, from the coding sequence GTGAAAAATAATGCTATTAAAAAGGTAACAAAACGTTTTTCGGATTTTTCAAAAGAAGAAGAATGGTTACAGAGTATGTTAAGTGAAGGTTGGATACTTAAAAGTTATGATTCTGAGGATGTTGATGACTGTCAATATATTTTCGAACATGCACAAAGTGAAAATCTTGAAAATATATTTTATAAAATTGACTTTCAAAATTTTAATAAAAAGGAAGAATTTGAGGAGTATAAAGAGATTTTTCAAGATTCTGGTTGGACCATACTTTCAAAAAGTAAGTGGTACTCCAAGCATATTTTTTATAGAACCTCTACAAATGCACAAGTCGATATTTTTTCTGACCAGGAATCATATAGAGAGAGAGAAAAACGGAAAATGACTTCACTTCTTTTATATACAGGTTTGGCTTTTATTGGTTTTATAATTTTTATTTTTTTATGGATAATCTTTGAATATGCTTATTTTGGGGTATCTGGACTTTTCCTTTTATACGTCAGTATTAAATATTCAATTGATTACTTCAGTCACAGAAAAGCGTTAAAGTCAATTTTTTAA
- a CDS encoding SDR family NAD(P)-dependent oxidoreductase → MSQNKVAIITGGGSGLGQAVALKLADSGVSITVVDISEKAGNDTVSLIKEKGAKAIFVQADVSKAEDVKNYVDRTVEEFGTIDMFYNNAGISGPGVKFLDNTIEQIQQVVGINLLGALYGIKYVTEVMLENGGGSIVNTSSTAGVVGQATVGTYSATKHGIVGITKTIAAEYAEQGIRCNAIAPGTIETPMVKEYRQKNPENVKAVVEAIPQKRLGEPEEVAELVTFLLGDKANYINGTVVSIDGGFTSI, encoded by the coding sequence ATGAGTCAAAATAAAGTAGCTATTATTACAGGTGGCGGAAGCGGATTAGGTCAAGCGGTAGCGTTAAAATTAGCAGATTCTGGTGTCTCCATAACAGTTGTGGACATTTCCGAAAAAGCCGGAAATGATACAGTAAGCCTAATTAAAGAAAAAGGGGCAAAAGCAATCTTTGTTCAGGCAGATGTTAGCAAGGCAGAGGATGTAAAAAATTACGTAGATAGAACAGTCGAAGAATTCGGGACGATTGATATGTTCTACAATAATGCCGGAATATCTGGCCCAGGCGTAAAATTTTTGGATAATACAATTGAACAAATTCAACAAGTAGTCGGTATTAATTTATTAGGTGCATTATACGGTATAAAATATGTAACAGAAGTAATGCTCGAAAACGGTGGTGGTTCCATTGTTAATACATCGTCTACTGCAGGAGTTGTAGGACAAGCTACTGTGGGTACTTATTCTGCAACAAAGCACGGCATTGTCGGCATAACGAAAACGATTGCTGCCGAATATGCAGAGCAAGGGATACGTTGTAACGCCATCGCACCTGGTACAATCGAAACGCCGATGGTGAAAGAATATCGCCAAAAGAATCCTGAAAATGTAAAAGCGGTTGTAGAAGCCATTCCGCAAAAACGCCTTGGCGAACCTGAAGAAGTGGCAGAACTCGTTACGTTCCTTTTAGGTGATAAAGCGAATTATATTAACGGTACAGTAGTATCTATAGACGGCGGCTTTACTTCTATCTAA
- a CDS encoding PadR family transcriptional regulator, with protein sequence MIPVNPLSESTYLILLALYQGPLHGYGIIKEIENTSEGTYIIAPGTLYGVLKNLEKQELIETVALEKEKRKKKTYCITFKGKGVLHSEYERYIRMINYSKIIIQGRDGKGEK encoded by the coding sequence GTGATTCCTGTTAATCCATTATCAGAATCTACATATTTAATTTTATTAGCCCTTTACCAAGGGCCACTTCATGGTTACGGTATTATTAAAGAAATTGAAAATACCAGTGAAGGCACGTATATTATTGCACCTGGGACCCTTTATGGAGTATTAAAAAATTTAGAAAAACAAGAGTTGATAGAAACAGTAGCTTTAGAAAAGGAAAAACGTAAGAAGAAAACATATTGTATTACGTTTAAAGGAAAAGGTGTACTTCATTCCGAGTATGAGAGATATATTAGAATGATTAATTACTCAAAGATAATCATTCAAGGAAGGGATGGAAAAGGTGAAAAATAA
- a CDS encoding cell wall hydrolase — MARVAFRDADVDLMARMMRAEAEGEGNQGMLYVGNVIVNRLVANCIDFKDLRTIEQVIFQVQGGNYSFEAVQKGNVFYQRARDSERRLARQNLKFWRNHPAKFALWYFNPSGDCPQTWYNQPFTGQFKQHCFYEPAPGTCDSVYRG; from the coding sequence ATGGCAAGAGTTGCATTTAGAGATGCTGACGTTGACTTAATGGCGAGAATGATGAGAGCGGAAGCTGAGGGTGAAGGAAACCAAGGAATGCTTTATGTTGGAAATGTAATAGTGAACCGACTTGTAGCAAATTGTATTGACTTTAAAGATTTAAGAACGATTGAACAAGTCATTTTTCAAGTACAAGGGGGAAATTACTCGTTTGAAGCAGTGCAAAAAGGCAATGTATTTTATCAAAGGGCAAGAGATTCAGAAAGGAGATTAGCACGGCAAAATTTGAAGTTTTGGAGAAATCACCCAGCGAAATTTGCTTTATGGTACTTTAACCCAAGTGGTGATTGTCCTCAAACATGGTACAATCAACCTTTTACAGGTCAATTTAAACAACATTGCTTTTATGAACCTGCACCAGGTACATGTGATAGTGTTTATAGAGGATGA
- a CDS encoding STAS domain-containing protein, with amino-acid sequence MDDKMEEHTYKAKVKSKDITWDYKKGLLNLQGESTLLMWDSAIELFLRTIDEVSGKDASKTVYEATGYRMGHLVCSYYKDRSNLEDIINDYSEIYKTAGWGNFKIIHFSNEENKIIIQITNSWEKRIFKDSNENHVSTFIPSFWAGIFGGFLGCDMWYEVKNSEATEADYKEIIEIFPSSITPQKNIHDFARQKETQSIQALEEKVNEHTAELSNLVKELSSPIIPILEGILVVPLIGKYSEQRASDLLEDALTEISRQKARYLLIDVTGIHNIDEFLIYGIQKLIQACRLLGAECFIVGISSNLAMQILNSEYSGSDVQTFATLQQGVRYAIELTGYELVRKKS; translated from the coding sequence ATGGATGATAAAATGGAAGAGCATACATACAAAGCAAAAGTTAAAAGTAAGGATATAACGTGGGATTATAAAAAAGGATTATTAAATTTACAAGGCGAGTCTACACTCTTAATGTGGGATTCTGCAATTGAATTGTTCTTAAGAACGATCGATGAAGTTTCTGGAAAAGATGCTTCGAAAACTGTTTATGAAGCAACCGGATATCGTATGGGTCATTTGGTATGTTCCTATTATAAAGACAGAAGCAATTTAGAGGACATTATAAATGATTATTCTGAGATTTATAAAACAGCTGGTTGGGGAAATTTTAAGATAATACATTTTTCTAATGAGGAAAATAAAATTATTATTCAAATAACAAACAGTTGGGAGAAAAGAATTTTCAAGGATTCCAATGAAAATCATGTATCCACTTTCATACCTAGTTTTTGGGCAGGGATTTTCGGAGGATTTTTAGGATGTGATATGTGGTATGAAGTCAAAAATAGTGAAGCAACGGAAGCGGATTATAAGGAAATAATTGAGATTTTCCCTTCGAGTATTACTCCTCAAAAAAATATTCACGATTTTGCACGTCAAAAAGAAACACAAAGTATCCAAGCATTGGAGGAAAAAGTAAACGAACATACGGCAGAACTATCTAACTTAGTGAAAGAATTATCTTCACCTATTATTCCGATACTAGAAGGAATTCTTGTTGTTCCTTTAATTGGCAAGTACTCTGAGCAACGAGCTTCTGATTTACTTGAAGATGCATTAACTGAGATTTCTAGACAAAAGGCAAGATACCTTTTAATCGATGTAACGGGTATTCACAATATTGATGAGTTTTTAATTTATGGTATCCAGAAATTAATCCAAGCTTGTCGATTACTAGGAGCTGAATGTTTTATAGTTGGAATTTCCTCCAATCTAGCAATGCAAATTCTGAACTCAGAATATAGCGGATCGGATGTTCAAACGTTCGCAACATTACAACAAGGAGTTCGTTATGCAATTGAATTAACTGGTTATGAATTAGTTAGGAAAAAAAGCTAA